From a single Salvelinus sp. IW2-2015 linkage group LG22, ASM291031v2, whole genome shotgun sequence genomic region:
- the LOC111949827 gene encoding protocadherin-16-like — translation MCCTTLQIVPEFVPASHSPPHLPWLFWSQAGPWACGERGRGWGKLGPGAEHRDAGGGWAVEPGAWGGLNSMAYVRVDLLDINDNRPVFYPVSYAVSLSSQSAPGTSVVKVTALDPDTGENGRVTYRTVPRGNSPFFTLNKDTGVISLSRSLHGKANTVIPMVVSAQDGGGLAALVNRPAVQLPLCLNDVLRGTEVGMVKAIGVPSKDILYSISSGDPAGYFNVDPESGALRTSLPLDHEAQPSLTLELQARSGSPPAFGQTHVHITIQDINDNTPVFLPSSSESLLLPEHTEMGTMVYRVQAQDRDSGINGQVTFDLSSTATSSGGQRTFSMERSTGEIRLVGGLSYGVTPRYDLTVTAKDGGAPQLSSTMMLVVHVQAENDHGPVFDTLTYRVELRENTPLSTRFLQVRALSRDTAGSGSSSPLAFHLRPDGDAAGFGIAVDSGWLFVKSALDREVKDMYMLMVLATAGHGQLKKTGSATVRVSVTDENDNSPRLIQARAFLAVRENLPAGSGFGRVLATDRDTGLNGRLSYRLLHPDRHFQINSHTGEISTRVGLDREQQSSYQVLLVVQDGGTPPRSATGTAFITILDENDNTPSFRHSQPGRGLTMQVMEGQASGLLLGKVQANDPDEGENGTVYYSMSGPRAERFSLNPTTGELRSSSPLSRSDRAEYSFTVTATDRGQPSHSATCTLHIQVQSASRAPSKDNSLSMSFNSVEEAKPGSMIGSVRSHDGFELPEAGQVTYTVVGGSDRDGTFMVDRQTGDVYLARELDYERSARYTLQIEVDDFSMTLPSSHLVQLDIEVEDSNDHGPRFPEDPITVVIPENMEPGASIYAFQASDQDGSGPNSLLTYSILHQYPDLTDLLALDPSTGVLTLAQELDHEVTSSLILVVQATDSALNASQRRWGSVTVRVFVTDENDNAPVFSSPSAVSVMEDQPVGFVVLYVVARDADQGENGRVSYFIETGNAGGTFSLNPNTAIDPGGELDFITNLTIVLARTTGVPALSSTAVFVQFIDREQTSASASREPVPSPDYREPASQNHCSWWCGLRPATKVTRCTNGQVTYGGISDEGFSIHPATGVITTTKALDREAQEQYTLTVYARDGGVPPNFARAAVKIQVLDENDNAPTFNRLYYSLEVPENMEAVELFTLRATDLDTGDSGEMTYKITTGDPSGDFRVDRKSGVLSTSRPLDRERRARYSLTVTALDGGSPALSSTATVEVTLLDVNDHSPQFTSPSYTADLSEDVSIGSRVLEVSATDLDQGSNSQVLYFLSLGSQGMFIIDQHTGHVITAAPLDRERTTLYTFDVCAIDSSPASPRNSTATVTVYVQDVNDNAPFFIQDPLVINISASRGIRFSRHARDVSLQENAAKGTAVVQTQAQYPDGSHSGISYSIFSGNTLHSFGISSSTAPLLLF, via the exons GGCGGTCTGAATTCCATGGCCTATGTCAGGGTTGACCTGCTGGACATCAACGACAACAGACCAGTCTTCTACCCTGTGAGCTACGCYGTCAGCCTCAGCTCCCAGAGTGCACCTGGCACCTCTGTCGTCAAGGTTACGGCCCTTGACCCCGACACTGGGGAGAACGGGAGGGTCACGTACCGAACCGTCCCCAGGGGCAACTCCCCCTTCTTCACCCTCAACAAAGACACAG GTGTGATCTCCCTGTCCCGGTCGCTGCACGGCAAGGCCAACACGGTGATCCCCATGGTGGTTTCAGCCCAGGACGGAGGGGGTCTGGCAGCACTGGTCAATCGCCCGG CAGTACAGCTTCCACTGTGTCTGAACGACGTACTGCGAGGGACTGAGGTTGGCATGGTAAAGGCCATCG GCGTCCCCAGTAAGGACATTCTGTACAGCATCTCCTCTGGAGACCCTGCTGGCTACTTCAACGTGGACCCAGAGAGCGGAGCCCTGCGGACCAGCCTTCCCCTGGACCACGAGGCCCAGCCTTCTCTAACCCTGGAGCTCCAGGCTCGTAGCGGCAGCCCCCCTGCCTTCGGTCAGACCCACGTTCACATCACAATCCAGGACATCAACGACAACACTCCTGTCTTCCTGCCCTCCTCTTCtgagtctctcctcctcccggaGCACACAGAGATGGGGACCATGGTCTACCGCGTCCAGGCCCAAGACCGGGACTCTGGTATCAATGGCCAAGTGACCTTTGACCTTTCCTCCACCGCGACCTCAAGCGGAGGTCAAAGAACCTTTTCCATGGAGCGCAGCACGGGGGAGATCCGGCTGGTTGGCGGGCTGTCATACGGCGTAACGCCGCGTTACGACCTGACGGTGACAGCTAAAGATGGTGGCGCTCCCCAGCTGAGCTCTACCATGATGCTTGTGGTGCACGTCCAAGCGGAGAACGACCACGGTCCCGTGTTCGACACCCTGACCTATCGCGTGGAGCTGAGGGAGAACACGCCGCTCAGCACACGCTTCCTACAG GTGCGAGCTCTGAGCCGGGACACCGCGGGTTCAGGGTCCTCCTCTCCACTGGCATTCCACCTGAGACCTGACGGAGACGCAGCAGGGTTTGGCATCGCAGTAGACAGCGGCTGGCTGTTTGTGAAGAGCGCCCTGGACAGAGAG GTGAAGGACATGTACATGTTGATGGTTCTGGCCACGGCGGGCCACGGGCAGCTGAAGAAGACGGGCAGTGCCACGGTGAGGGTGTCGGTGACCGATGAGAATGACAACTCTCCCCGTCTGATCCAGGCGAGGGCTTTCCTGGCCGTGAGAGAGAACCTTCCGGCGGGTTCAGGGTTCGGACGGGTGTTGGCTACGGACCGCGACACGGGCCTCAACGGCAGGCTCAGTTACAGACTCCTACACCCAGACAGACACTTCCAGATCAACTCACACACAG gtgAGATCAGTACCCGTGTAGGTCTGGACAGGGAGCAGCAGAGTAGTTACCAGGTGTTGTTGGTGGTTCAGGATGGAGGTACTCCCCCACGCAGCGCTACAGGGACAGCCTTTATCACCATCCTGGATGAGAACGACAACACTCCCTCCTTCAGACACAGCCAGCCTGGCAGAGGACTGACCATGCAG GTGATGGAGGGTCAGGCGTCAGGTCTACTGCTGGGGAAAGTACAGGCCAATGACCCTGATGAGGGAGAGAACggcactgtgtactactccatgtcag gTCCCAGAGCAGAGCGTTTCTCTCTGAACCCTACTACAGGTGAACTgcgttcctcctctcctctgagtcGCTCTGACAGAGCTGAGTACAGCTTCACTGTGACCGCCACTGACCGAGGCCAGCCATCTCACAGCGCTACCTGTACACTACACATACAG GTCCAGAGTGCGAGCAGAGCTCCTTCCAAAGACAACTCCCTCTCCATGTCCTTCAACTCCGTCGAGGAGGCCAAACCAGGCTCTATGATTGGCTCTGTGAGGTCACATGATGGCTTTGAGCTCCCTGAGGCTGGTCAGGTGACCTACACGGTGGTGGGCGGGTCAGACCGAGACGGAACGTTCATGGTGGACCGTCAGACAGGTGACGTGTACCTGGCGAGGGAGCTGGATTACGAGCGCTCCGCCCGCTACACACTACAGATAGAGGTGGACGACTTCTCCATGACGTTACCCAGCAGCCACCTGGTGCAGCTGGACATCGAGGTGGAGGACAGCAACGACCATGGACCCCGCTTCCCGGAGGACCCCATTACCGTGGTGATACCTGAGAACATGGAGCCTGGGGCGTCCATCTACGCCTTCCAAGCCTCGGACCAGGACGGATCAGGGCCCAACAGCCTGCTGACCTACTCCATCCTGCACCAG TACCCTGACCTCACTGACCTCCTGGCCCTTGACCCTTCCACTGGCGTCCTGACCCTGGCGCAGGAACTGGACCATGAGGTCACTTCCTCCCTTATCCTGGTCGTCCAGGCAACAGACTCCGCCCTGAACGCCAGCCAACGGCGCTGGGGCTCGGTGACGGTGAGGGTGTTTGTGACAGACGAGAACGACAACGCTCCAGTGTTCAGCTCGCCATCCGCGGTTAGCGTCATGGAGGACCAGCCTGTGGGCTTCGTGGTTCTCTACGTCGTGGCGCGAGATGCCGACCAGGGGGAGAACGGACGGGTCAGCTACTTCATCGAGACTGGCAACGCTGGAGGGACGTTCAGCCTCAACCCTAATACTG CCATCGACCCGGGAGGAGAGCTCGACTTCATCACGAACCTGACCATCGTATTAGCCAGGACCACGGGGGTACCAGCGCTCTCATCCACAGCTGTGTTCGTCCAGTTCATCGATCGTGAACAGACGAGTGCCTCTGCTTCCCGGGAACCAGTACCAAGCCCAGATTACAGAGAACCAGCCTCGCAGAACCACTGTTCCTGGTGGTGCGGCCTCCGACCTGCGACCAAGGTGACGAGAT gtaccAACGGCCAGGTGACATATGGAGGCATCTCTGACGAGGGTTTTAGCATCCACCCAGCTACAGGTGTTATAACCACCACTAAAGCCCTGGACAGAGAGGCACAGGAACAATACACACTGACAG TGTATGCCCGAGACGGTGGCGTGCCTCCTAACTTTGCCCGGGCGGCAGTGAAGATCCAGGTGTTGGATGAGAATGACAACGCCCCAACGTTCAATAGACTGTACTACAGTCTGGAGGTGCCTGAGAACATGGAGGCTGTTGAGCTTTTCACCCTCAGAGCTACGGACCTGGACACTGGGGACAGCGGAGAGATGACCTACAAGATCACAA CTGGTGACCCATCAGGTGACTTCCGTGTGGACAGGAAGTCAGGTGTTCTCTCCACCTCCAGACCGCTGGACAGGGAACGTAGGGCCAGGTACAGTCTGACAGTGACAGCCCTTGACGGGGGCTCTCCGGCCCTGAGCAGCACGGCCACAGTAGAGGTCACTCTCCTGGACGTCAACGACCACAGCCCCCAGTTCACCAGCCCCAGCTACACCGCTGACCTCTCTGAGGATGTTTCTATTGGCTCCCGGGTGCTGGAGGTCTCTGCTACTGACCTGGACCAAGGGTCTAACAGCCAG GTGCTGTACTTCCTGTCGCTCGGCTCCCAGGGCATGTTCATCATTGACCAGCACACGGGACATGTCATCACCGCCGCTCCGCTCGACCGGGAACGAACCACGTTGTACACTTTCGATGTCTGCGCCATAGACTCGTCCCCCGCCAGCCCTCGCAACTCCACCGCCACGGTCACCGTGTATGTACAGGACGTGAACGACAACGCTCCATTCTTCATCCAGGACCCCCTGGTCATCAACATCTCAGCCtccag GGGGATCCGCTTCTCACGCCACGCTAGAGACGTCAGCCTGCAGGAGAACGCCGCCAAAG GTACCGCTGTGGTGCAGACTCAGGCCCAGTACCCTGATGGATCCCATAGTGGGATCAGTTACAGCATCTTCAGCGGCAACACCCTACACTCCTTTGGAATCAGCTCCTCCACTG CCCCGTTGTTATTGTTCTAA